Proteins from a genomic interval of Bombus affinis isolate iyBomAffi1 chromosome 16, iyBomAffi1.2, whole genome shotgun sequence:
- the LOC126925315 gene encoding NADH dehydrogenase [ubiquinone] 1 alpha subcomplex subunit 10, mitochondrial, with product MTSIFCITFIKGNSIGYLTRLCKASKNFNIVTQVAFMKTLSNKPFTPKPAPFPYWKKLCSEINMTFDPTTLRFDENTKVIVVDGPPASGKSKLCEQIAKEFGLLYMPPPVFDEMYINYYGFDVRSLNPKLKDEWRMRDLTDFLRDPDNRGTARIQYGIFMMRMEQYLNALLHVLATGQGVVLNRCIFTEAGYMHAMYNSGYLSKQAVNEFDMMRTDTFNLLLRPHLIIYLDATPETVLERIKKRGNIDEINSKVFTKKFLSDLSIATKERCLSWLSSHSEILIYDWNKESNNMDIINDIENLNLEEEIKQEKFSDWVFVDTNELIDSLEMYHTKNYIYACLEKTEVSEIALEMYISNDAEAAIDKLLSEIESEKYAPKCNPKLDKVPWIIKEKNFILSACRRTPRDFINCDLFKLPC from the exons ATGACATCGATATTCTGTATTACCTTCATTAAAGGCAATTCCATCGGATATTTAACTCGATTATGTAAG GCATCAAAGAATTTTAATATTGTGACACAAGTGGCATTTATGAAAACATTGTCAAATAAACCCTTTACACCTAAACCAGCTCCATTTCCTTATTGGAAAAAATTATGTAGTGAAATAAATATGACTTTTGATCCAACAACTCTCAGATTTGATGAAAATACCAAAGTAATAGTCGTAGATGGCCCTCCTGCATCAGGAAAAAGTAAACTTTGCGAACAAATAGCAAAGGAATTTGGTTTATTATATATGCCACCACCAGTATTTGATgaaatgtatataaattattatggaTTTGACGTACGCAGTCTAAATCCAAAACTGAAAGATGAGTGGCGTATGCGTGATCTGACAGATTTCCTAAGAGATCCTGATAACAGGGGAACAGCCCGTATCCAATACGGAATATTTATGATGAGAATGGAACAATACTTAAATGCGTTACTTCATGTTTTGGCAACTGGACAGGGAGTGGTTCTTAATCGTTGCATCTTTACAGAAGCTGGTTATATGCATGCTATGTATAATTCTGGGTATCTTAGCAAACAAGCTGTGAATGAATTTGATATGATGAGGACAGACACATTCAATCTTTTGCTGAGACcgcatttaattatatatttggaTGCAACCCCAGAGACTGTTCTA GAAAGAATTAAAAAACGAGGTAACATAGACGAAATAAATTCAAAAGTCTTTACAAAAAAATTTTTGTCAGATCTGAGCATCGCGACTAAAGAAAGATGCTTGTCTTGGCTATCTTCTCATTCAGAGATATTAATCTATGATTGGAACAAAGAGAGCAATAACATGGATATAATTAACGACATAGAAAACTTAAATTTAGAAGAAGAAATTAAACAAGAAAAATTTAGTGATTGGGTATTTGTTGATACTAATGAATTAATCGACTCATTAGAAATGTATCATACTAAGAATTATATATATGCTTGCTTGGAGAAAACGGAAGTATCGGAAATTGCTCTAGAAATGTACATTTCAAATGATGCAGAAGCTGCTATAGACAAGCTACTTAGTGAA ATCGAATCCGAAAAGTATGCACCTAAATGTAATCCAAAACTTGATAAAGTTCCATGGATTATAAAGGAGAAAAATTTCATACTCAGTGCGTGCCGTCGTACACCCCGCGACTTTATAAATTGCGATCTATTTAAATTACCTTGTTAA